The sequence GCCACGCCCGCGATGCCGAGGACGAAACCGATGGGCACGCCGATGAGCAGCAGGCCGAAGAAGATGATGGCGACGGTCAGCATCAGGCGGCCTCCTTCCTGGTAAAGATGGGGGTTACCCCGGCCGCATCACGGATCATGACCGCCGCGATCTGGACGCAGGTGAGTCCGGCGGTGACCGGAACGGCGGTGAACGGCACGAACATGGTCATGCCGAAAATGGTCGCATACTGGTTGGCTCCGCCCTTGGCCATGGTCACGCCGTACCAGGTCAGGAACAGGAAGAAGGCCAGACCGAGCAGGTCGAGGACCATGCGGGCGGGCATCTGCAAGTTCAACGGGAGCTTGGAGAAGACCAGGTCCAGTCCGATGTGCTCCCGCCGGTATGCGCAGCAGGGTACCGCCAGGAGCGCGGCCCAGATCATAATGTAGCGGGCCAGTTCTTCGGTCCAGGTGGCGCCCAAAGCCAGGGCGTACCGTTCGAGGATCCCGAACCAGACCACGCCGATCATGGCGGCCACCAGCAGGGCGCAGATACGCTCGAGAACGTAGTTCAACCGGTAGGAGAACCGTTCCACGGAACCGGCCAGGCTGACGAAGGGTGTTGTTTGATGTGTTTGCATAGTGTGTGTGGTTGAAGTGATACCGTCCTAGAGCAGATACCGTGCCAGTGCCGGAACTCGGCAGCGTGTTTTTTGTCGTTTTGGTACTTTTTAAGTATTCACAATAATATCAGTGTATTGTTTGTAAATTATTATTCCATTCCAAAGAGGATGCATGGCGCGATATTTCTTGAACCTTGGGTCGATTACGTTTATGTCATAAGTGTTTTCATTTTGATACCGGCGTCCGTTTTGCGGCATCGCCGGGCTAAAACGGCACGATGCCGGGTTGTTGCGGTCCTTTGTCAATGGGCGTAGCGCAATGGCGGTATCGTTCTGATACGGGGAAAACACCCAACGGAGTCTGGAATGGAAGTGGATATGCAGAACATGCCCAAGGACCTGTGGGAAATCAGCGGAGTTGCGGCCAAGTATGCGGCTGTCATCTCTCGTGTGCTGCGGGTGGATGTGGAGATCGTGGACGGCAACCTCTACCGAGTGGCCGGGACCGGCCGGTTCGCCGGGCTGGTGGGCAAGCAGATGTCCTCGGCCAGCGGGGTCTACCGCCAGGTGCTCAAGACCGGGCGGCCATTGGTCATCCGCGAGCCCGGGTTCTCCGAGTTCTGCGCGGACTGCCCCAACTGGCAGTCCTGCGACGAAACCTTCGAGATGAGCACGCCCATCCTGTACAAGGACACCGTGGTCGGGGTTATCGGGTTCGTCTGCTTTACCGAGGAGCAAAAAGCCCACATTCAGGACAACTTCGATGTCTTTTTCGACTTTTTGGCTCAAATGTCCGATATTCTGGCCTCAAAAGTGGTCGAGTCCATGGAATACGCGCGCAGTTTGGCCTTGGGCCAGTTGCTCGAGACCGTTGTGGACAAGGTGGACGAAGGCGTGCTCCTGCTTGCGCAGGATGGGCGCATTGTCCGCTCCAACAAGGCCGCTCAGCAGATCCTCGATTTTCCCCTGGAAGGTCAGGACGCCATCACCGTCAACCTCCACCGTGGCGAGAACCGGCTG is a genomic window of uncultured Pseudodesulfovibrio sp. containing:
- a CDS encoding TRAP transporter small permease gives rise to the protein MQTHQTTPFVSLAGSVERFSYRLNYVLERICALLVAAMIGVVWFGILERYALALGATWTEELARYIMIWAALLAVPCCAYRREHIGLDLVFSKLPLNLQMPARMVLDLLGLAFFLFLTWYGVTMAKGGANQYATIFGMTMFVPFTAVPVTAGLTCVQIAAVMIRDAAGVTPIFTRKEAA